The sequence GTATTCTAATAATTGCCAAAAATTGAGACAACTGCAGGAATTGATCAAACAGCGTCAACTGCTCTGGGAAATCTTGTAGTGTTACTTATGTAGTTAGTGTAACTTATCTCCTAGTAAGACTGGTATTGCCTTGCCCAAATATCATCGTAGTCAAGCGTTATCACGTGttcttaaattttgttttattggtCGTTGCATTTTGCTAATAATTTTTGGAAATTGCAAACTCTGAAAGGTGCTCGATTCATCGGGGTAACTTCAAATAAAGGTCGAATGGCCTATTGGAGAAGAAGTTCCGGATGGATTAATAACATTTATAAGtgttttcgttttgttgttctcagtttcttttttgttcgTTCAATGTCATTTTATATCCCCTGGGatattctttttctcttttggaaGAAAAAACGTTAATGAAGCCTGTTTTAGGTAAGAAAGTTCATGAAAGATCAAAGTcgttttgactttttttcttcagttggAAAAACTCCTTACGATgattcaaaataaaatgaaaggaCTTGATCCAATGCAAGCCAGGGATACATCTACGTTACCAGGAAACAGTGTGCGTAGCCACGAAGACCTCAATAAACTTGATGATCATGAACTGAATAGGAGAAAAGCAGATATGGACAAGGAATTTGAAAAGAACAGAATTCGCCCCGGAGACGAAGACTTTGTGTATGACAAGGAGGTGGAATTTAACGAAGGCAAGATAGAATCGGGATGGGACGAAGACGATGACTATTCAGATCCggatttttgaataaaaattgaTTTGCTCTTTATCagttattttaatatttaactaattgcaaaaatacgatttttcACGCGCAGAGTCTCAGAGGACAGAATTAGGGCCGAATGGAACGAAGGACTGAGCTCCAATGAGACTTCAGAGCGAGATGATTGGCTCTTTCGCACAGATGAAGAAGTCTTACTTATTAGTTACCTATCCACTTAAACCTCGCTTTGAAACGGAGGATGAATTTAACTCCGTACTTACCGCACCCCTGAGGTCAGGAAAAGCAAGATTGAGTGGTTGGGGGTTTCTTCACCCTTGCATCGCCTGTGTACTTCAGTGGCATTCTTAATATTTGCTTTAACAGGGTTAATGACATTGCTTCAATCCCTATGGATGACGTTTCTTTCATGAACTGTACATATTCTTCAAAATCACTTGAAATATCACTTTTGAGGCAAAGGGATTTAGAAACACCTTAAGGAAGGTCCCTTACCGAATTGGCAGTATGGGAAGGAACTTTCAGTGGGTCTTATATGAGTCGTGTTAATTCCATAAATACTGATCCAAGAGTGCGCTGACCAGCGGAAAGGCGATTGAAAGAGTAAGGCTCGCGACTACCAGAAGACGACACAGAAAGCTAAAACGTCAAAACGCTTTGTAATTAAAAGCACCTCAGAATATTTATATAGCTTTAAATATAACTTTAAGTTTTCTTTCGTGTTATTTGGCTCGCTCGCATAAGTTGAAATGGTTAGCGGAGATCACGATGTAAAGAACCACAATAGACCATCGTCAGAGTGTGGTTTCcttacatttttcattattGCAGTATATGACTTTAAATTACGAACTTTTCTTGTTTCTGCCATTTGTACTCAGTGTTAACAGTTTAtaacagaaatgttttttgtcGAACAGAGAGACATTCTACCATAAGAACCCTGGTTatgttaaagaaagaaaaagaaaaacaaacaacaatcaaAAAACGAGGGACGTCACGATATGTGTTTTTTGTGTTGCACATTGGTGTTCCTTTATGCTTTCCAttctttatttcaatttttattgagTTGGGCAAAGGAGAGCAGACCCATTATAAAAGCCAAAA is a genomic window of Acropora muricata isolate sample 2 chromosome 8, ASM3666990v1, whole genome shotgun sequence containing:
- the LOC136924771 gene encoding centrosomal protein of 19 kDa-like, whose protein sequence is MFTPRKCGVKFDPPTLVVYYEANLSGKLHKRSMPLRMLRKNSSISDAVQELKKSSRHGKYLEKISVSQLEKLLTMIQNKMKGLDPMQARDTSTLPGNSVRSHEDLNKLDDHELNRRKADMDKEFEKNRIRPGDEDFVYDKEVEFNEGKIESGWDEDDDYSDPDF